A part of bacterium genomic DNA contains:
- a CDS encoding gamma-glutamyltransferase, whose amino-acid sequence MAAGTAILKAGGNAADAAVATLLVLSVKHIGAFCIGGEVPLMIYDAKKREVKVLAGQGAAPKDSLAMAWYYKNGIPGDDMRAAAVPAVIDLCVTALSRYGTMSFEQVATPALALLEAGGPNWYRDTGSGDTLDGLSGKKIDIHLLSADTGGRSWYADLAKTLRKLGDAERNTTGTREAKLKAVADRFYRGDIADELVEWYIACGGFLRKRDLAEHVTRVEDPVMITYRDYTILKCDTWTQGPYLSQALRLLEGFDLKRMGFLTADYIHVVTEAMKLALADRDEYYGDPLFSEVPLKALLSDEYTKLRRQLIGMNQASRELRPGDPMNMQALLQRKPRTFPASGGTTTCVVVDRWGSVVAATPSGLSSTEGSGGSTGVTHGTRLVIFNTWPDHPNRIEPGKRPRTTLTPTLVLKNGKPVMAISVAGGDMQDQAALQLILDHVDFQMSLEEAMSAPRFSTDHFIGSFGQDKPRLGSLSLNQRIDEEVGKELERRGHTVKTTRSNIGGVAMLLIDPKSGMCQGQGAAAGGLE is encoded by the coding sequence GTGGCAGCGGGAACCGCCATCCTGAAAGCCGGCGGCAATGCGGCAGATGCCGCGGTCGCGACGTTGTTGGTGCTCAGCGTCAAACACATCGGCGCTTTTTGCATCGGCGGGGAAGTGCCGCTGATGATTTATGATGCAAAGAAGCGCGAAGTGAAAGTGCTCGCCGGCCAGGGTGCTGCGCCGAAAGATTCGCTGGCGATGGCGTGGTACTACAAGAATGGCATCCCCGGGGACGATATGCGCGCCGCGGCGGTGCCCGCGGTCATTGATCTGTGCGTGACCGCATTGAGCCGTTACGGCACCATGTCCTTCGAACAAGTTGCGACGCCGGCGCTCGCCCTGCTCGAGGCCGGCGGCCCCAACTGGTATCGCGACACCGGCAGCGGCGACACCCTCGACGGCCTCAGCGGCAAGAAAATCGACATTCATCTCTTGAGTGCAGACACCGGCGGCAGAAGCTGGTATGCGGATCTCGCCAAGACGCTGCGCAAGCTTGGTGATGCCGAACGGAACACCACCGGAACGCGGGAAGCGAAATTGAAAGCCGTCGCCGATCGTTTCTATCGTGGTGACATCGCCGATGAGTTGGTTGAATGGTACATTGCATGCGGCGGGTTCTTGCGCAAGCGCGATCTTGCCGAGCATGTGACGCGCGTCGAAGATCCGGTGATGATCACCTACCGCGACTATACCATTCTCAAATGCGATACTTGGACGCAGGGTCCCTACCTCAGCCAGGCGCTGCGGCTGCTTGAAGGCTTCGACCTCAAGCGCATGGGATTTCTTACCGCCGACTACATCCACGTTGTCACCGAAGCCATGAAGCTGGCGCTGGCCGATCGCGATGAGTACTATGGCGACCCGCTGTTTTCAGAAGTTCCCCTGAAAGCCCTGCTTTCTGATGAATACACCAAACTGCGCCGGCAGCTCATTGGCATGAACCAGGCCTCACGCGAGCTGCGTCCCGGCGATCCGATGAATATGCAAGCTCTCCTGCAACGAAAGCCGCGAACATTTCCAGCTTCTGGCGGCACGACCACGTGTGTGGTTGTCGATCGCTGGGGAAGTGTAGTTGCTGCTACGCCCAGCGGCTTGAGCAGCACCGAAGGCTCGGGCGGATCGACGGGCGTGACCCACGGCACACGTTTGGTGATTTTCAATACGTGGCCGGATCATCCCAACCGCATCGAACCCGGCAAACGCCCGCGTACGACACTGACGCCGACGCTGGTGCTCAAGAACGGCAAGCCGGTGATGGCGATCAGCGTTGCCGGCGGGGACATGCAGGATCAGGCGGCGCTGCAGCTCATTCTCGATCATGTCGATTTCCAAATGAGCCTCGAGGAAGCGATGTCCGCGCCGCGCTTTTCGACCGATCATTTCATCGGCTCGTTCGGCCAGGACAAGCCCAGACTCGGAAGCTTGAGTCTTAATCAGCGCATAGACGAAGAGGTTGGAAAGGAACTCGAGCGGCGCGGACATACGGTCAAGACCACCCGATCCAACATCGGCGGGGTTGCCATGTTGCTGATTGATCCGAAGAGCGGCATGTGCCAGGGCCAAGGCGCCGCTGCCGGCGGACTTGAGTGA
- a CDS encoding glycoside hydrolase family 18 protein, whose product MAKFLKWTLIPAVFLFALPLQGQQKDINGYFPSWKWQKNRERLDHRLIPYQKLTIVTYAFFYPLESGEIVGMDPVADSYLLKGEMDSLSGNLKPNSSMVALAHRHGAKMVLSIGGWENSNKFPQVAADPLKRANFAQSCIRQITDYGFDGIDVDWEFPGYVRHKGTPEDKQNFTLLLQTVRDSLQALGKRTGKYYLLSASLPAAASHLPDIEVQKITAILDRLNLMTYDLFGPWGKLSNHNSALFGPAQGDSARCVDGAFKLYHNEHQVPAEKINLGVAFYGHAYANCTQIYTEHGGADTKLFPADDGIPYALIAERLDRFKRLWDNKAQAPYLVSESQRILVSFDDEESVGRKADYVKEKNAAGLIVWTLQGDRLKDGRTPLLDAIYGRFIAR is encoded by the coding sequence ATGGCCAAATTTCTGAAATGGACTCTGATCCCTGCGGTTTTTCTTTTTGCGCTGCCGCTGCAGGGACAGCAAAAGGACATCAATGGTTATTTTCCGTCATGGAAATGGCAAAAGAATCGCGAGCGTCTCGACCATCGCTTGATACCCTATCAGAAGTTGACCATCGTCACCTATGCGTTTTTCTATCCACTGGAAAGCGGCGAAATCGTTGGGATGGATCCGGTGGCCGACAGCTATCTTCTTAAAGGCGAAATGGACTCGCTCTCCGGTAACCTCAAGCCAAATAGTTCAATGGTCGCCCTCGCGCATCGCCACGGCGCCAAGATGGTTCTCTCGATTGGTGGCTGGGAGAATTCGAATAAATTCCCGCAGGTCGCTGCCGATCCTTTGAAGCGCGCCAACTTTGCGCAAAGCTGTATCAGGCAAATTACTGACTATGGTTTTGATGGCATCGATGTCGATTGGGAATTTCCAGGTTACGTCCGGCATAAGGGCACACCCGAGGATAAACAGAATTTTACTTTGTTGCTGCAAACCGTGAGAGACAGTCTCCAAGCGCTTGGAAAAAGAACCGGCAAATATTATCTGCTCTCGGCCTCCCTGCCCGCAGCCGCCAGCCATCTGCCCGATATCGAGGTTCAAAAGATCACCGCTATTTTGGATCGTCTCAACCTTATGACTTACGATCTTTTTGGACCGTGGGGCAAGCTCAGCAATCATAACTCCGCGCTCTTCGGCCCGGCGCAGGGCGATTCCGCCCGCTGTGTGGACGGCGCCTTCAAGCTTTATCACAACGAGCATCAAGTACCCGCTGAGAAAATCAACCTGGGCGTTGCTTTTTACGGGCATGCCTACGCCAATTGCACGCAAATCTATACCGAGCATGGCGGCGCAGACACCAAACTCTTTCCGGCGGATGATGGAATACCCTACGCCCTGATCGCTGAGCGCCTCGATCGGTTCAAACGCTTGTGGGACAACAAAGCGCAAGCGCCTTACCTGGTGAGCGAATCGCAAAGAATTCTCGTTTCGTTCGACGACGAGGAATCGGTCGGCCGCAAAGCGGATTATGTGAAGGAAAAAAACGCTGCCGGCCTGATTGTTTGGACATTGCAGGGGGATCGTTTGAAAGATGGGCGGACGCCATTGCTCGATGCGATCTATGGCAGATTTATCGCTCGTTGA
- a CDS encoding beta-galactosidase trimerization domain-containing protein — MRSLPTQIAAAVVLLFSIAVALNDWKPSTDWGHWRLGHKTDLGFLTKNNLTVTFGSGAPNFDAVTRAEFDEAMAKAKAFNKEYHDKGYIVLRYLSTSLNGKSESNQDQPQKQQINLLKFYSERWQDFEDYLGPKPQQDPTTWITVHPDGSFPHYRYAPYGQQTTAGFETWGCPDNPDYVGFMEGKVRAQAETGIDGSYVDWTHIAGGTCYCDYTKQNFIAYLKKNLPLQMGERKYGTSNYDGIDLPQKRGDKFWMEWITYRGHVVAEFHRRLRTVARQYNPHFMISGNVYGGFGFGPIAYDAAGNMEMLGREGYDDFIYSEIQEFLDSAPRKNEAGMKITNSPALKFLTAAAHGKPVIVYATEITPPIFPNPTEKCLSGMAQINIAEAAANHAIFREKRETPPGATQIYGFLSANEKSLLGAQLTSNIAVLASLHQYLADELSFAFSASRVLSDNGIAHAMIVEDDLHSGKVAEFDLLLVPYLPLLSTRSQEALKRYVEKGGTLVVLGNSGAKDEFNLPHEQIVLAGLFGRTEYPAKLTEKKVGKGRACYIPLNLPASRFLIPSKEKGEFTTFGPTMANVFADIPEGYTRSRIDPALRVSLEAAAQKVVALLDDRVTRLVEQKPYVEITAMAPQDGSRMLVHFVNYDVTVDGDITPAKNMDVQVALPQGKKAKSVHFDGALAQMRPLQFSTARKGGAQVIRFQADEVQVYGLAVVELE; from the coding sequence ATGCGAAGTTTACCGACACAAATTGCCGCGGCGGTGGTCTTGCTTTTTTCCATTGCCGTCGCGCTCAATGACTGGAAACCCAGTACCGACTGGGGCCATTGGCGGCTGGGACATAAAACCGATCTTGGCTTTTTGACGAAAAACAATCTGACCGTCACGTTTGGCAGCGGCGCGCCCAATTTCGACGCCGTGACCCGCGCCGAATTCGACGAAGCCATGGCCAAAGCCAAAGCCTTCAACAAAGAGTATCATGACAAGGGCTACATCGTTCTGCGCTATTTGTCGACTTCGTTGAACGGCAAGTCCGAATCGAACCAGGATCAACCACAGAAGCAGCAAATCAATCTCCTGAAATTTTACAGCGAACGCTGGCAGGATTTCGAAGATTATCTCGGTCCGAAACCGCAGCAAGATCCCACCACCTGGATCACCGTGCATCCGGATGGATCGTTTCCGCATTACCGCTACGCGCCGTACGGTCAGCAGACCACCGCGGGCTTCGAAACCTGGGGCTGCCCGGACAATCCAGATTACGTGGGGTTCATGGAAGGAAAAGTGCGCGCTCAGGCCGAAACCGGCATTGATGGCTCCTATGTCGACTGGACGCACATTGCCGGCGGCACCTGCTATTGCGATTATACCAAACAAAACTTCATCGCCTATCTCAAAAAGAACCTGCCGCTGCAAATGGGCGAGCGGAAGTACGGCACTTCCAATTACGACGGCATTGACCTGCCGCAAAAACGCGGCGACAAATTCTGGATGGAGTGGATCACCTATCGCGGTCACGTGGTGGCCGAGTTTCACCGGCGGCTGCGCACGGTGGCAAGGCAATACAATCCGCATTTCATGATTTCCGGCAATGTGTATGGCGGATTCGGATTTGGCCCGATTGCCTATGACGCCGCCGGCAACATGGAAATGCTGGGGCGGGAGGGATACGACGACTTCATTTATTCGGAGATTCAGGAATTTCTCGACAGCGCCCCGCGCAAGAATGAAGCAGGCATGAAGATCACCAACAGCCCGGCATTGAAATTCCTGACCGCCGCCGCGCATGGCAAGCCGGTGATCGTCTACGCCACTGAAATCACGCCGCCGATTTTTCCCAATCCCACCGAAAAATGCCTGAGCGGCATGGCGCAGATCAATATTGCCGAAGCTGCCGCCAATCACGCCATCTTTCGCGAGAAACGCGAGACGCCGCCCGGCGCGACACAGATTTACGGCTTTCTCAGCGCCAACGAGAAAAGTCTGCTCGGTGCACAACTCACCAGCAACATTGCGGTGCTGGCTTCTCTGCACCAATATCTCGCCGATGAATTGAGTTTTGCGTTCAGCGCCTCGCGCGTGCTGTCCGACAACGGCATCGCCCACGCGATGATCGTCGAGGATGATTTGCATTCGGGCAAAGTCGCGGAATTCGATCTGCTGCTGGTGCCCTACCTGCCGCTGTTGAGCACGCGCAGCCAGGAGGCGCTGAAGCGGTATGTTGAAAAGGGCGGCACGCTGGTGGTTTTGGGAAATTCCGGTGCCAAAGACGAATTCAACCTGCCGCATGAACAGATTGTTCTGGCCGGGCTTTTTGGCCGCACGGAGTATCCGGCGAAGCTGACTGAGAAAAAAGTTGGCAAAGGCCGTGCATGCTATATTCCGCTGAACCTCCCCGCCTCTCGTTTTTTGATCCCGTCAAAGGAAAAGGGCGAGTTTACCACCTTTGGCCCAACCATGGCGAATGTCTTTGCGGACATTCCTGAGGGCTACACGCGCAGTCGCATCGATCCAGCGCTGCGGGTGAGTTTGGAGGCCGCGGCGCAGAAAGTCGTTGCGCTGCTCGATGATCGCGTCACGCGGTTGGTGGAGCAAAAGCCATACGTCGAGATCACGGCGATGGCCCCCCAGGACGGCAGCCGCATGCTCGTGCATTTTGTGAACTACGATGTGACGGTTGACGGCGACATCACGCCCGCAAAGAACATGGACGTGCAAGTTGCATTGCCGCAAGGGAAGAAAGCGAAGAGTGTACATTTTGACGGCGCGCTGGCGCAAATGCGTCCGCTGCAATTTTCAACGGCAAGGAAAGGCGGCGCGCAGGTGATTCGCTTTCAGGCGGATGAGGTTCAGGTCTATGGACTGGCTGTTGTCGAATTGGAATAG
- a CDS encoding Gfo/Idh/MocA family oxidoreductase produces the protein MNKKVSRREFLKISGATAAGMTLGLSAMMPGDARSPAAAPLRIGVIGTGDRGAWEVYILKQTPGTSVVACCDILPKHLENGMEHAAKNAKGYSDYRKLLDDPQVDAVLICTPQHLHHSMALDCLSAGKDIICQKTMTLNIQEALSLSKAVKASNKVFQVAYQWMSCPLFQEVRRRIQSGECGKITHIRCNYNRNGNWRVPVDDPGHERLLNWRMYREYSGGLMAELCSHHVNIVNWVLGAVPVKVSGMGGIDYWQDGRETYDNVSAMFEYPGGVKASFQAITTNAFEDVAMVFMGTEGTIEMKKEEGHVANFYAERKRVEAVLSQEEIGKLDAITSATRKAWARGEAIPITVANNTNDDLETTRAMFLEFVECVRSRTQPTSNVNNGRDVAIAVDMANLAMQKQTMEYWKPEYAG, from the coding sequence GTGAACAAGAAAGTCTCCCGCCGGGAATTTCTCAAAATCAGCGGCGCCACCGCCGCCGGCATGACGCTGGGCCTCAGCGCGATGATGCCGGGTGACGCGCGCTCTCCGGCTGCTGCCCCGCTCCGCATCGGCGTCATCGGCACCGGCGATCGCGGCGCGTGGGAAGTCTATATCCTCAAACAGACCCCAGGCACTTCAGTTGTGGCCTGCTGCGACATTCTTCCGAAACATCTCGAGAACGGTATGGAGCACGCTGCCAAGAATGCCAAGGGCTACAGCGATTATCGCAAGCTGCTCGACGATCCGCAGGTCGACGCCGTCTTGATCTGCACGCCGCAGCATCTGCATCACTCCATGGCGCTCGATTGTCTCAGCGCCGGCAAGGACATCATCTGCCAGAAAACAATGACGCTGAATATTCAAGAGGCGCTGAGTTTGTCAAAAGCGGTCAAAGCCTCGAACAAAGTCTTTCAGGTCGCCTATCAATGGATGAGTTGTCCTCTGTTCCAGGAAGTTCGCCGCCGCATCCAAAGCGGCGAGTGCGGGAAAATCACCCACATTCGCTGCAACTACAATCGCAACGGCAACTGGCGCGTGCCGGTGGATGATCCGGGCCACGAACGCCTGCTCAACTGGCGCATGTATCGCGAATACTCCGGCGGCTTGATGGCGGAGCTGTGCTCGCATCACGTCAATATCGTGAACTGGGTGCTTGGCGCGGTGCCGGTGAAAGTGTCCGGCATGGGTGGCATCGACTACTGGCAGGACGGCAGGGAGACCTACGACAATGTCAGCGCGATGTTCGAGTATCCCGGCGGCGTCAAGGCGAGTTTTCAGGCGATCACCACCAATGCTTTTGAAGACGTCGCCATGGTTTTCATGGGCACCGAGGGCACGATCGAAATGAAGAAAGAGGAGGGCCACGTCGCCAACTTCTATGCCGAGCGCAAAAGGGTTGAGGCCGTGCTTTCGCAGGAGGAGATCGGCAAGCTCGACGCCATTACCAGCGCCACCAGAAAAGCCTGGGCGCGCGGCGAGGCGATTCCGATAACGGTGGCGAACAACACGAACGACGATCTGGAAACGACGCGTGCGATGTTTCTCGAGTTCGTCGAATGTGTTCGCAGCCGCACCCAGCCGACTTCGAATGTAAACAACGGCCGCGACGTTGCCATTGCCGTGGACATGGCAAATTTGGCGATGCAAAAGCAAACCATGGAATACTGGAAACCGGAATATGCCGGATGA
- a CDS encoding fused MFS/spermidine synthase, which produces MARIVIFIAFFLSGVTGLLYEIVWVRIFGLIFGNTTLALSAVLAAFMMGLAGGGLMLGKIADRHEHPLKLYAWLEAGAGLCALLIPLLRAPMESLFAFLYPQAASQATLFFLLKFLVAFLLMFPATFLMGGTLPVLSRAVVRESERTGFGIGTLYGVNTLGAMAGCFVTGFVLIRVIGVANAIYAGVLTNFIIAAGAYLLWRFSVASRTAPALARAAEEAPLDQRVKIVLAAVALSGFAALAYEVLWARVLVFVMTNSVYATTVMLTTMLCGIGVGSFVAARRVDRARNLFAVFGWIEIGIGCSALLAAIVLINLSWIHDRIFTIGPRTSWWTWNGVRFFEAFLVMFLPALLMGASFPVAGKIAAPRLQNLSSRLGLVYFCNTLGGVAGSFLTSFILISALGTSATVTAMVLLNLLLGVFLIQYERRHLSRRFVAGFAVVGMLILTLGIRATPATLFTVAYSHVEKDFPLIDYREGIEGTVTVHEQVKPFSRTKRIDVDGLNVAGTSFMLKTLQTLQGHIPLCLHPNPQSALQIGFGTGETSKCALRHPLADFQVAEISQDVLELSDVHFRELNEGVLKHPKFDYAIVDGKNIVKYAGQRYDVVMNDGNYAVATSSASLFTKDHFENCRDRLQPGGIVSTWMTIDLDPVDFAIVLKTFQSVFPYCALWMAPNCINKQIVLLGSVEPWQIDFQKLSARLAIPAVKKDFEAINISSVYDFLDCFMLDHRGIAEISAAYPINTDDRPLLEFSTRDIRSRDFCAFINLGAIAARRPWLGEMITNLPDDAAQRQKIESDLRRHHGATRLLLAGMVEAYQGKTHASLQTLMAGSKLIPESNLAREYFQRADLLGNELIATAALDRRNLEAQVNLARHLIGLARYEEALKVLNAVEAPHASHPLVQYELARCYLAQDRVDSAKTAIQKATAAHPQFVDALFLEGELLSREEAFDRALILYEKILQIDPRMYEAHNAIGRVYRRQQQYAEAIAAFETSLAIMEFQPAVVEAIGDCYREARDLGKAIGFYQKALGMGGEKASLFFSLGNVFYLSKEFARAGVCYENALRTDSTNAEIYYNLGNALMMQKKIQEAAAAYAQAVKINDGEPDYFNNLALSYRELGRLTEARRVFERGLALHPDSRMLIENYRGILR; this is translated from the coding sequence ATGGCCAGAATCGTTATCTTCATCGCTTTCTTTCTCTCCGGAGTGACCGGTCTGCTGTACGAGATCGTCTGGGTGAGAATTTTCGGATTGATCTTCGGCAACACCACCCTGGCGTTGAGCGCGGTGCTGGCCGCGTTCATGATGGGTCTGGCCGGCGGCGGACTGATGCTTGGCAAAATCGCCGACCGCCATGAACATCCGCTGAAGCTCTATGCCTGGCTCGAGGCCGGCGCGGGTCTGTGTGCGCTACTCATTCCGCTGTTGCGCGCCCCGATGGAATCCCTCTTTGCCTTCCTCTATCCCCAAGCGGCGAGCCAGGCAACGCTGTTCTTCCTGCTGAAATTCCTCGTCGCCTTTCTCCTCATGTTTCCCGCAACATTTCTCATGGGCGGGACCCTGCCGGTGCTCAGCCGCGCAGTGGTGCGTGAGTCTGAACGCACTGGATTCGGCATCGGCACGCTGTACGGTGTGAACACGCTGGGCGCCATGGCCGGCTGTTTCGTCACCGGCTTTGTGCTCATTCGCGTGATCGGTGTTGCCAATGCCATCTATGCGGGAGTGCTCACCAATTTCATCATCGCGGCAGGCGCTTATCTGCTCTGGCGGTTTTCGGTTGCGAGCAGAACTGCTCCCGCGCTTGCGCGCGCGGCGGAAGAGGCTCCGCTGGATCAACGCGTCAAGATCGTGCTGGCTGCCGTTGCCCTCTCGGGATTTGCGGCGCTCGCCTATGAAGTCTTGTGGGCGCGTGTTCTGGTTTTTGTGATGACCAATTCGGTTTACGCCACAACCGTGATGTTGACCACCATGCTCTGCGGCATTGGCGTCGGCTCCTTTGTGGCCGCGCGCCGCGTGGATCGCGCGCGGAACCTGTTTGCGGTTTTCGGCTGGATCGAGATCGGCATCGGGTGCAGCGCTCTTCTCGCCGCAATCGTGTTGATCAACCTGTCGTGGATTCACGACCGCATTTTCACCATTGGCCCGCGGACTTCGTGGTGGACCTGGAACGGCGTGCGTTTCTTCGAAGCATTTCTGGTGATGTTTCTGCCTGCGCTGTTGATGGGCGCCAGTTTTCCCGTCGCCGGCAAGATTGCGGCGCCGCGGCTGCAAAACCTCAGCTCGCGGCTGGGACTGGTTTATTTCTGCAACACTCTGGGCGGCGTGGCCGGGTCTTTCCTCACCAGCTTCATTCTCATTTCAGCGCTGGGCACCTCTGCCACCGTCACGGCAATGGTGTTGCTCAATCTCCTGCTCGGCGTTTTTCTGATTCAGTATGAGCGGCGGCACTTATCGCGGCGATTTGTGGCAGGCTTTGCGGTGGTTGGCATGCTCATTCTGACTCTGGGCATTCGCGCCACGCCAGCGACGCTGTTCACAGTCGCCTATTCCCATGTCGAAAAGGATTTTCCGCTCATCGACTACCGCGAGGGCATCGAAGGCACAGTCACCGTCCACGAGCAAGTCAAACCGTTCTCGCGCACCAAGAGAATCGACGTCGACGGACTGAACGTTGCCGGCACCAGCTTCATGCTCAAAACGTTGCAGACCTTGCAGGGACACATTCCCCTGTGTTTGCATCCCAATCCACAATCGGCGCTGCAGATCGGATTCGGCACCGGAGAAACTTCCAAATGCGCGCTGCGGCATCCGCTCGCTGACTTTCAGGTTGCGGAAATCTCGCAGGACGTGCTGGAGCTCTCCGATGTTCATTTTCGAGAGCTTAACGAAGGCGTGCTCAAGCATCCGAAGTTTGATTATGCCATCGTCGACGGCAAGAACATCGTCAAGTATGCCGGGCAGCGTTATGATGTGGTGATGAATGATGGCAACTATGCAGTGGCCACCAGCAGCGCTTCGCTGTTTACCAAAGATCATTTCGAAAACTGCCGCGACCGCCTCCAGCCCGGTGGCATCGTTTCGACGTGGATGACGATCGATTTGGATCCGGTGGATTTTGCCATTGTCCTCAAGACCTTTCAATCAGTGTTTCCCTATTGCGCGCTGTGGATGGCGCCCAATTGCATCAACAAGCAGATTGTGCTGCTGGGATCGGTCGAGCCCTGGCAGATTGATTTTCAGAAACTCAGCGCGCGCCTGGCGATCCCGGCGGTCAAAAAAGATTTTGAAGCAATCAATATCAGTTCGGTGTATGATTTTCTCGATTGCTTCATGCTCGACCATCGCGGGATTGCGGAGATCAGCGCGGCGTATCCGATCAACACCGACGATCGCCCCCTTCTGGAGTTTTCCACGCGCGATATCCGGTCGCGGGATTTCTGCGCGTTTATCAATCTTGGCGCTATTGCCGCGCGCCGCCCGTGGCTCGGCGAAATGATCACCAACCTTCCCGACGACGCAGCGCAGAGACAAAAAATCGAGAGTGACCTGCGGCGACACCATGGGGCCACCAGACTGCTGCTCGCCGGCATGGTGGAGGCTTATCAGGGCAAGACTCATGCGTCGCTGCAGACGCTGATGGCGGGTTCAAAGCTCATCCCGGAAAGTAATCTGGCGAGAGAATATTTCCAGCGCGCGGATCTTCTGGGTAACGAGTTGATTGCCACTGCTGCCCTCGACCGCCGCAACCTCGAAGCGCAGGTCAATCTTGCGCGGCACCTGATCGGATTGGCGAGGTATGAAGAGGCCTTGAAAGTCCTGAACGCCGTCGAGGCGCCGCATGCTTCTCACCCGCTGGTGCAATACGAGCTGGCGCGGTGTTACCTGGCGCAGGACAGAGTCGATTCCGCGAAGACGGCCATTCAAAAGGCAACTGCTGCCCACCCGCAGTTTGTCGACGCATTGTTTTTGGAAGGAGAACTCCTTTCGCGGGAAGAGGCGTTTGACCGGGCGCTCATTCTTTATGAAAAGATTCTGCAGATCGATCCGCGCATGTATGAAGCGCATAATGCCATCGGCCGGGTCTATCGGCGGCAGCAGCAGTACGCCGAGGCAATCGCAGCATTCGAAACATCGCTGGCGATCATGGAATTCCAACCGGCAGTTGTTGAGGCCATCGGCGATTGTTATCGTGAAGCGCGCGATCTCGGAAAAGCGATCGGTTTCTACCAGAAGGCGCTGGGCATGGGAGGAGAGAAGGCGAGTTTGTTTTTCAGTCTCGGCAATGTCTTCTATCTGAGCAAGGAGTTCGCCAGGGCCGGCGTCTGTTACGAAAACGCCTTGCGCACCGATTCGACCAACGCCGAGATCTATTACAACCTCGGCAACGCCCTGATGATGCAGAAGAAAATCCAGGAAGCTGCTGCGGCGTATGCGCAAGCCGTGAAGATCAACGACGGCGAACCGGATTATTTCAACAATCTGGCCTTGTCTTATCGCGAGCTGGGCAGATTGACCGAGGCAAGAAGAGTCTTTGAGCGCGGTCTGGCGCTGCATCCCGATTCGCGCATGCTCATTGAGAATTATCGAGGCATTCTGCGGTAG
- a CDS encoding MBL fold metallo-hydrolase, translating into MLKGLVQFITSMMALVALIPAAAQTQDAPTRLIDDIRAHRSGIAVWWTGHNGWLIKADGVLIGTDLCLEQSDRAIPSPVSATELASELDVSFITHEHGDHFERETSKILAEKSDCMFVLPRNCVQIAQEETAIPASRLIVATPGQPFAARGVQVKPLRAIHGNPKFAIFAEANLEDCGYLIMLGGKRFLQPGDSVLLEDHLFLDHVDVLFFSPTEHNMHIDRSVILINELEPDYILPQHRDTFKVTPENRYWTSAYPYEVKLLLSKPLQERYHILAMGEKIIIR; encoded by the coding sequence ATGTTGAAGGGCCTAGTACAATTCATTACTTCTATGATGGCGCTGGTGGCACTGATTCCCGCTGCTGCGCAGACACAAGATGCACCCACGCGTCTTATAGACGACATTCGTGCTCATCGTTCCGGCATTGCGGTGTGGTGGACCGGCCACAACGGCTGGCTCATCAAAGCGGACGGGGTGCTCATTGGAACCGATTTGTGCCTGGAGCAATCCGATCGCGCCATTCCCTCGCCGGTGTCTGCCACAGAATTGGCGAGCGAGCTGGATGTTTCGTTCATCACCCACGAGCACGGCGATCATTTTGAACGGGAAACCTCGAAAATCCTTGCGGAAAAATCCGACTGCATGTTTGTGCTCCCGCGGAATTGTGTGCAGATCGCGCAAGAGGAGACAGCCATCCCCGCGTCTCGGCTCATCGTCGCCACTCCCGGTCAGCCGTTTGCGGCCAGAGGCGTGCAGGTCAAACCGTTGCGGGCGATTCATGGCAATCCGAAGTTCGCGATTTTTGCGGAGGCCAATCTCGAAGACTGCGGTTATTTGATCATGCTCGGCGGCAAGCGTTTTTTGCAGCCCGGCGATTCGGTGTTGTTGGAGGATCATCTTTTCCTCGACCATGTCGACGTGCTGTTCTTCTCGCCGACGGAACACAACATGCACATCGACCGCTCGGTGATTCTCATCAACGAGCTGGAACCGGACTACATTCTTCCGCAGCATCGTGATACGTTCAAAGTCACGCCGGAGAATCGCTATTGGACGAGCGCTTATCCTTATGAAGTAAAACTGCTGCTTTCCAAGCCGCTGCAAGAACGCTATCACATTTTGGCGATGGGAGAAAAGATCATCATCCGCTGA